One genomic region from Dermacentor variabilis isolate Ectoservices chromosome 6, ASM5094787v1, whole genome shotgun sequence encodes:
- the LOC142586326 gene encoding membrane metallo-endopeptidase-like 1: MRVKTCTNADCLRHAAAIKMAWNTSVHPCDDFYSFVCGSWAAEESQRRMDDLAVAARHIAFAELLSHRPAPGKARKFFLSCINAGADVQSNLDVLKTWASSMGMIQPRTKSQAHAVNRHPLDLLLDLAINWRMGPLSVQATVHLGRNQWVLILKPVLGAWRALLDGEDFMFLVDQHVTLLDAQRPSSWLQWNETVAAIRAATSGTIVTSAPDEAAGAVSGLDDLTRWLPRGVWLDFINAHFRPELTFDKSDPVIVYDTPAMVNIGNVFKPRSLNTLSEVFSWLVLETYLGVIVTQYKARDTVDKAWLTEHNCLSHTSSSLGLLSVRRYLQRKFPSWRRQSVDTFLKHIRTTWSLNVEDAPWIDEDSTRSTLKKVRALKTVLWPGDEFFDRQSSEALYGIFPDMDKPFAANLIESALALRRLVNNSLYADVYTKQFAVESDVVAYKYHLNEAHIALAALNPPVYYDVEMFAMTYGGLGSLYAKEVSKMYDSTGRSLNANGELRAVAFPEELPEYKEKFRCNITSRFPTSEYFIHISGLETAFEAYNIAVSRDSRSYDYRLETLGEYSSDQVFFMTYCHILCAPRTDYSAEQYCNVPLGNFKPFAEAFHCPVGSYMNPEKKCTLFVAEKGHDGGHSWLHSGSIL; the protein is encoded by the coding sequence ATGCGCGTCAAGACCTGCACCAACGCAGACTGCTTACGTCACGCCGCTGCTATCAAGATGGCGTGGAACACTTCGGTTCACCCCTGCGATGACTTTTACTCTTTCGTCTGCGGCTCTTGGGCGGCGGAAGAAAGCCAGCGGCGGATGGATGACCTCGCCGTGGCTGCTAGACACATCGCTTTCGCAGAGCTTCTATCCCACAGACCAGCGCCAGGGAAAGCGAGAAAGTTTTTCTTATCCTGCATCAATGCCGGTGCAGACGTCCAGTCAAACTTGGATGTGTTAAAGACGTGGGCCTCATCTATGGGCATGATTCAGCCACGAACTAAATCGCAAGCACACGCTGTGAACCGGCACCCGTTGGACCTTCTGCTCGACTTGGCCATCAACTGGCGAATGGGACCACTGAGCGTGCAGGCCACAGTGCATCTCGGTAGAAACCAATGGGTCCTCATCCTCAAGCCTGTTCTTGGTGCTTGGCGCGCGCTGCTTGACGGAGAAGACTTCATGTTTCTAGTGGACCAGCATGTTACGCTTCTCGATGCACAACGGCCTAGCAGCTGGCTTCAGTGGAACGAAACCGTGGCGGCCATTCGCGCAGCCACCTCTGGAACCATTGTAACGAGTGCGCCGGATGAAGCGGCAGGCGCTGTTTCTGGTTTGGACGACCTGACGCGGTGGCTCCCCAGAGGCGTGTGGCTTGACTTTATCAATGCCCACTTCAGACCCGAACTGACATTCGACAAGAGCGATCCAGTTATCGTGTACGATACGCCAGCAATGGTGAATATCGGCAACGTCTTCAAGCCGAGAAGTTTAAATACTCTTTCGGAGGTGTTCTCCTGGCTCGTCCTGGAGACGTACCTCGGCGTCATCGTTACGCAATATAAGGCGCGCGATACAGTGGACAAGGCGTGGTTGACCGAGCACAATTGTCTGTCGCACACAAGCTCGTCTTTGGGACTGCTTAGTGTTCGACGGTACCTCCAGCGGAAGTTTCCCTCGTGGAGACGGCAATCTGTAGACACGTTTCTTAAACACATACGCACTACGTGGTCTTTGAATGTGGAAGACGCTCCGTGGATTGACGAAGATTCGACGCGTTCAACACTGAAGAAGGTACGAGCGCTCAAGACGGTACTCTGGCCTGGCGATGAATTTTTTGACAGACAGTCCAGTGAAGCTCTGTACGGCATCTTTCCTGACATGGACAAGCCGTTTGCGGCTAACCTGATTGAAAGCGCGCTTGCGCTGCGGCGACTCGTTAATAACTCACTCTACGCAGACGTATACACGAAGCAATTCGCTGTCGAGTCCGACGTCGTCGCGTACAAGTACCACCTCAACGAAGCCCACATTGCACTGGCGGCGCTTAACCCTCCGGTCTACTACGACGTAGAAATGTTCGCAATGACGTACGGAGGCCTGGGTTCGCTTTACGCCAAGGAAGTGTCAAAGATGTACGACTCTACCGGAAGATCTTTGAATGCGAACGGAGAGCTGCGGGCTGTCGCGTTCCCCGAGGAGTTGCCCGAGTACAAGGAGAAATTTCGCTGCAACATTACGAGCCGCTTCCCGACTTCCGAATATTTCATTCACATTTCCGGTCTGGAGACGGCTTTCGAGGCGTACAACATCGCCGTGTCGAGGGACTCGCGGAGCTACGACTACAGGTTGGAGACCCTAGGAGAGTACAGCAGCGACCAGGTCTTCTTCATGACTTACTGCCACATTCTGTGCGCGCCTCGAACCGACTATTCGGCCGAGCAATATTGCAACGTCCCGCTTGGCAACTTTAAACCATTCGCGGAAGCCTTTCACTGTCCCGTGGGTTCGTACATGAACCCCGAAAAGAAGTGCACCTTGTTTGTCGCGGAAAAGGGGCATGACGGTGGACACTCGTGGCTGCATTCTGGTAGTATACTTTGA